In Streptomyces sp. Li-HN-5-11, the sequence TCCGCGAGGTCCCCAGGGGCGAGGAGACCGCGGCGCAGTGGTGCTGCGCGCACGACTACACCGACCCGGGCAAGCCGAGGATCGCCTGGGACGACGAGGCCGCCCGTGCCACGCTGGTCGACGCGCTGGTCACCGACGCGATCAACCTGCTCGGGCACCTGCCCGAGCAGGAACTGGGCGAGAAGGCGGCGAACGCGGTGGGCCTGCTGGCCCTGGTCGCGGGCCAGGACGTGGAGCCGGCCGAGGACTCCGACGGACGCGACGGACGCTGGCGCATCGCCCAGCGCACGGTCGCGGACCGGACCGTGTCCACCGTCGATGCGGACGCACGCCACATCCACAAGAACCGCACCCGCCATCAGGACGGCTTCAAAGGTCATGCGTCCTTCGAGCCGGAGACCGGGCTGTTCACCGCGGTTGCCCTCACCAGCGGCTACGGCCCTGACAACCACGAGGCCGCTGTCGCCTGCGATCTGCTGGCCGACGAGGACGAGGGCCAGGAGTTAACCGTGCTCGGCGATTCCGCCTACGGAACCGGCGACCTGCGCGCCCAGTTGCAGGCCGACGGCCACACCCTGGTGATCAAGCCGCCACCGCTGCGACAGGCCATCCCCGGCGGCTTCACCATCGATGACTTCCTCATCGATGCGGTGTCCGGCACCGCCACCTGCCCGGCCGGACACACCGCCAACCTCGGACAGGTCAAAGCGGACGGCGCCCGCACCGCCCAGTTCAAGCGCGTGTGCAGCGACTGCCCCCTGCGCGGACGCTGCACCACCTCCAAGACCGGACGCAACATCAACGTCCACCCCCAGCACGAACTGCTCACCGCAGCCCGCCACCAGGCTGCCACCGACCCCGCCTGGCAGGACGAATACCGCAGATGGCGGCCTCCAGTCGAACGCGCCATCGCCTGGCTGGTCGCCAAGGGAAACCGACGAGTCCCCTACCGCGGCGTCATCGCCAACAACCTCTGGCTCCACCACCGCGCCGCCGCCCTCAACCTCCGCCGACTGATCAACCTTGGACTCACCAGGGGCAACGGCAACTGGCACCTCATCCCAGCCACCACATAGCGAAAGGGCCGCCCGGCCCACGGCCGGACAGCCCCTCAACCAAGATTTTCAGCAGTCTTCTAGCCGATCACCGTACGTACAGGGGCTCGCCCGGAGGTGTCGCCCCGGCCGGCAGGAGTGCCAGGTCGAGGCCGCGCACCAGGCGGGCCCTCAGCGTGTCGTCGGCGGCGAGGCGTTCGGCGACGGCGCGGGCCGTGTCGGCGGGGGCCGCCGACTCGTCGAGTACGAGGGCGAGGGTGCCGTCGGTCTGCCCGGGCCCGAGGTGCGCGCGCAGCACGGCGGACTCGGCGGCCACCGCTGCGCGTACCGCCTCCCGCACGGCCGGATCGGCGAGCGGGTCCGTCGTCGTACGGCCCTCGGCGAGCGCGAGCAGCGCGGGCCCGGTCAGTTCGAACGGCACGGGCCCGGCCAGGTCCAGCACCACCGTGTCCGCCTTCTCGTGTGCGGCGGCCTCCAGGGCCTGGTGCAGGGGTACGGCGACGGGGCGGGCGGCCGGATCCCAGC encodes:
- a CDS encoding IS1182 family transposase gives rise to the protein MQGEWAGEMVGPDVWETCRELIPAGSVFAFLAEHREVLFPPGMFADMYPSSNGRPSLPPQVLAATVVLQSLHGLSDFETVQELRCDLRWKAACGLGLYDTAFDPSLLTYFRRRLRHSADPTRIFTKVKEVVAATGVLKGKQRRALDSTVLDDAVATQDTVTQIISAVRRVIREVPRGEETAAQWCCAHDYTDPGKPRIAWDDEAARATLVDALVTDAINLLGHLPEQELGEKAANAVGLLALVAGQDVEPAEDSDGRDGRWRIAQRTVADRTVSTVDADARHIHKNRTRHQDGFKGHASFEPETGLFTAVALTSGYGPDNHEAAVACDLLADEDEGQELTVLGDSAYGTGDLRAQLQADGHTLVIKPPPLRQAIPGGFTIDDFLIDAVSGTATCPAGHTANLGQVKADGARTAQFKRVCSDCPLRGRCTTSKTGRNINVHPQHELLTAARHQAATDPAWQDEYRRWRPPVERAIAWLVAKGNRRVPYRGVIANNLWLHHRAAALNLRRLINLGLTRGNGNWHLIPATT
- a CDS encoding SseB family protein, yielding MANKNIPDSAFSGDDGSADPRLSAALAAWAEDRTAVGPVLEALHGARLLVPVVAVLGEVEEDENGLRREKTSEMAVPTLKAGHRTALPAFTSTDSLARWDPAARPVAVPLHQALEAAAHEKADTVVLDLAGPVPFELTGPALLALAEGRTTTDPLADPAVREAVRAAVAAESAVLRAHLGPGQTDGTLALVLDESAAPADTARAVAERLAADDTLRARLVRGLDLALLPAGATPPGEPLYVR